CGGGAAGATACAAATCCTTTTGAGAGAGCTCATTATCAAAAAATCAATAATGCCAGAATGGAACACCTGTTGAGCCTCAATCTTCCGATTGAAGGTCGAAGTGTGTTGGAACTCGGTGCGGGCATTGGAGATCTGTCACCGTTTTTTATCGATAGGGCGCATGATATATTGATTATTGAGGGGCGTTCCGAAAATATTGATATTTTGCAGAAAAGGTACGAGAAATCAGAGTTTCCGCATGTGGATATTGTACAAATGGATTTGGATTGGGCCGGGCGGGAAGACATCGACGGATATGACATCGTTTTTTGCTACGGATTGTTGTATCATCTAAAAGATCCGATAAAATTTCTGGACTGGGTTGTTGTTCACTGTAATCAATATATGATACTTGAAACCTGTGTGAGTACGTGTGGTGATGTGAATAATCTATCTGAAAATAAAGGAGATATCACACAGAGCTTGAATGGAATCGGGTGCCGCCCGGGTCGAAGATGGCTCTTTGAGGAGTTAAAGAAACGATTCCGATATGTATACACGCCCTATACACAACCCAATCACGAGCAGTTTCCCGATGACTGGGTGACAACGACGGACGTGCTTGGGTTGCTCACAAGAAGCATTTTCATCGCCTCGAAATATGCGCTGAATAACGGTATGTTATTCGAAGGTTTGCTTGACCGTCAATCAATCGGATAGGAATGCGTTCAATCCCTTCTCACAGGGCGCGAAGGTCTAAAGAAGATAAAAAAATTCTCTAAAAATCCTCCAACTATGAAATGAAAATAGTGAGTGTCTGAGATGTTATAGATGGAGTATTTTTCGACTGTTAGAAAATGTATGTGAAGGATGAAGTGGAACGATGAATCAAGCGGTGTCATCAGAATATGATGAATTAATACGGAAACCGGAATTTTTCGGCTTAGGAACAAATAATGTATGCAATTCCAAATGTTCTTTTTGTCCATCAAAGGACATTAAAAGAAAAAGAAATAGTATGTCAATGGATCTTTTCCAGAACATCATCGGACAGATCCAAAGTACTGATTGCAGATTTGTGCGGATGAGCGGAAGGATATCGGATGTATTGTTGGATCCACTCCTTGCCGATCGATTGAGACAACTCAGAGAGTCGTTTAACAAAGAAGATCTGAGAATCACGCTCATTACGAACCTTATTGCATTACAGGACCATTCTGAACAAGATGTAGAGTATATAGTAAGAAGTTTAAATGTTCTCTCAATATCGGTTGGTCCCAATCAATTTGTATATGAGAAAATGTTTGGGGTTGACTGTTTTGAAAAAGTTCTTTCAAACTTGTTTTCGTTGTTGGAATTGAAAAATAAGTTTGCCGATTCGGCACGGATAGTGATTGCGGGGCGTGGTTGTGGTGAGGATTTTGATGCAGACCCGCGCTTAATGCAAGTTACTGAAGGTTTAACGGGAAAAAGCTATATTGAATGGCACAATATATACAGAAACTGGGGAGGTTCGTATGATTTACCGGAACTCCCGCTAAAAACCCGCGTTATAAGAAATGAATTACCCAATTACGGCATCGTTCCTTGTTATTATGCCCTCAATCCTCATATTGATGATAAAGGGTTGTTCGTCGCGTGTTCATGTGCCGGCCTGACAGATGATTTTGTCATGGGTGATTTAAAGAAAGAGTCACTGAATGATCTGTTAATATCAAAGCGAAGAAAGTCATTTATTAATTCCTTTATAAAAGGAAAATTTCCCAAGCATTGTAAAAAATGTTCTTTTTATATTCCGGATCGTTCCATAAACTGGAGTCTTTATTTACAAGAAGAACATCACAGCAAAGAACCGACTCCAACAAGTTTTTATGATTATAATTATGCAAAACATCGACATTTCGATGTGCTTGAAAAATACTCAAGCGAGCTCTATATGCACACAATTGATCCAGAGCGGAGCGATTTAAAGGAGTATCAGGATCTTCTTGTGCTTTCTTTTATCAGGAATAATATTCCCCCGGGAGCTTGCATACTGGAAGTGGGGGGGGGGAATTCCCGGGTGTTGAACAAACTTCACTCTGAATATGAATGTTGGAATATCGACAAATTTGAAGGTCTTGGTCAAGGTCCAAAAAATGTGGAGCAACATCCGTATACATTGGTTACCGCATATATGGGAGATTTTTCTGATGAGCTTCCGAGTGATTATTTTCATTTTGTTTTTTCCATTTCCGCGTTGGAACATGTAGATCCATGTGATACAGAACTGCATCAAAATATTGTTTCGGATATCAATCGTGTCCTTACTTATGGAGGATACAGTCTTCATTGTTTTGATATTATTGTCGGGGCGGGATTGGAACGTGATTACTATGATTACATTTATCATGGGCTTTCATTGGAAAAATCAGAAAGAAAAAAATGGTCAAAGGCTTTTAAAATACTGAATATGCATTCTCGATGGAACTATATTCCAAAAGTAATCGATACGTTTTTTAAAGTTTCGGGAAAATTGAATCAAATGCCTTCCTATGAACAGCTTTTCTATTCTTCGGATGTATGGACCATGTCGAAGTCTGCATATGACAGGGGTTGGAAGCCGATCGTTAAATATGACTATAGTTCTGTGGGATATCCCACAACACTGAATATTCTGTGGAAGAAGGTTGAATAGCAGGAGAAGCATTGATGATATCATATGCGCAAAACCTCGAAGATGTTGTTTTGAATCGCGTTTTCAAAAACAAGGATAAGGGTTTTTATATAGATGTGGGGGCACATGATCCTGTTGAGCTGTCTGTTACGAAACACTTTTATGACCTGGGATGGCGTGGGATAAATATTGAACCCGTTTTTTCGAGTCACGCGAAAATAGAAAAAGAGAGAAAGAGAGACATAAATCTCAATATTGCACTTGGGAGAAAAGAGGAAAATCTCACGATACACGAAGTCGAAAGACGTCCCGATCTTTCAAGCTTTGACAAAGATACTGTAGAAGCAATAGCGCAAAAGCTCGGTGCTGGTATTTCATCATATTCTGTGGAAGTTCGTACGTTGAAGGAAATATGCAGAACGTATTGTGATGAACATATCGATTTTCTAAAAATCGATGTTGAAGGATATGAAAAAAATGTAATTCAGGGTGCAGATTGGAAAAAATATCGCCCAACAATTTTGGTAATAGAGTCTACCGTACCGAATATGTGTGTCATTGAGGATTGGGAGAGTGCGGAGATTATTGAAAATTGGTCGGATTGGGAATCAATTATCCTGAAAGCGGGTTATATCTTGGTTTATTATGATGGGCTCAATCGATATTATGTGCGAAAGGAAGATGAGCATCTCAAAAACCATTTTTATATCCCAATTACTCCATTACAGGATCGATTCGAATTTTTTGAGCAGAGAAAAAAAATCAATACATTGAATGATCTGCGGGAAGGACTGAAACGAACGAATCAGGAGTTGGAACGAAAAACTATTGAGTTGAATAAAATGAATATAGAGTTGGAGCAGAGGAACGTGGAACTCAATCAGAAACATGAAGAGTTGGAGCGGAGAAACGTGGAACTCAATCAAAAACATGAAGAGTTGGAACAGAGGAACGTGGACCTCAGTCAGATGTACGAAGAATTGGAGCGGAAGTACGCGGAGCTTAATCAGAAGTATGGAGAATTGGAGCAGAGACACGCGGAACTCAATCGGAAGTATGTGTGGTTGGAAAAGAAAAATGCGGAATTAAAACAGATGAATTCTGTATCAGAACGGAAAAATGCAGATTTGGATAGACATATAAATATTCTCAGAGCTCTTATTGAAGAAGAAAGATTTCTGAAGAAACTATAGGTGAAGGTGGCGACGATTTCAGCTGACGGATTATTTGCCCTAGTCACTAAAAGTGTTGACAGGTGACGAGTAAATAGAAGACGAGTCACGGTCTTCCTGTTAAGATGGATTAGCCAA
This genomic window from Candidatus Zymogenaceae bacterium contains:
- a CDS encoding FkbM family methyltransferase, coding for MISYAQNLEDVVLNRVFKNKDKGFYIDVGAHDPVELSVTKHFYDLGWRGINIEPVFSSHAKIEKERKRDINLNIALGRKEENLTIHEVERRPDLSSFDKDTVEAIAQKLGAGISSYSVEVRTLKEICRTYCDEHIDFLKIDVEGYEKNVIQGADWKKYRPTILVIESTVPNMCVIEDWESAEIIENWSDWESIILKAGYILVYYDGLNRYYVRKEDEHLKNHFYIPITPLQDRFEFFEQRKKINTLNDLREGLKRTNQELERKTIELNKMNIELEQRNVELNQKHEELERRNVELNQKHEELEQRNVDLSQMYEELERKYAELNQKYGELEQRHAELNRKYVWLEKKNAELKQMNSVSERKNADLDRHINILRALIEEERFLKKL
- a CDS encoding methyltransferase domain-containing protein, with the protein product MNQAVSSEYDELIRKPEFFGLGTNNVCNSKCSFCPSKDIKRKRNSMSMDLFQNIIGQIQSTDCRFVRMSGRISDVLLDPLLADRLRQLRESFNKEDLRITLITNLIALQDHSEQDVEYIVRSLNVLSISVGPNQFVYEKMFGVDCFEKVLSNLFSLLELKNKFADSARIVIAGRGCGEDFDADPRLMQVTEGLTGKSYIEWHNIYRNWGGSYDLPELPLKTRVIRNELPNYGIVPCYYALNPHIDDKGLFVACSCAGLTDDFVMGDLKKESLNDLLISKRRKSFINSFIKGKFPKHCKKCSFYIPDRSINWSLYLQEEHHSKEPTPTSFYDYNYAKHRHFDVLEKYSSELYMHTIDPERSDLKEYQDLLVLSFIRNNIPPGACILEVGGGNSRVLNKLHSEYECWNIDKFEGLGQGPKNVEQHPYTLVTAYMGDFSDELPSDYFHFVFSISALEHVDPCDTELHQNIVSDINRVLTYGGYSLHCFDIIVGAGLERDYYDYIYHGLSLEKSERKKWSKAFKILNMHSRWNYIPKVIDTFFKVSGKLNQMPSYEQLFYSSDVWTMSKSAYDRGWKPIVKYDYSSVGYPTTLNILWKKVE
- a CDS encoding class I SAM-dependent methyltransferase; amino-acid sequence: MSSREDTNPFERAHYQKINNARMEHLLSLNLPIEGRSVLELGAGIGDLSPFFIDRAHDILIIEGRSENIDILQKRYEKSEFPHVDIVQMDLDWAGREDIDGYDIVFCYGLLYHLKDPIKFLDWVVVHCNQYMILETCVSTCGDVNNLSENKGDITQSLNGIGCRPGRRWLFEELKKRFRYVYTPYTQPNHEQFPDDWVTTTDVLGLLTRSIFIASKYALNNGMLFEGLLDRQSIG